From one Suricata suricatta isolate VVHF042 chromosome 8, meerkat_22Aug2017_6uvM2_HiC, whole genome shotgun sequence genomic stretch:
- the ARPC1B gene encoding actin-related protein 2/3 complex subunit 1B, translated as MAYHSFLVEPISCHAWNKDRTQIAICPNNHEVHIYEKSGTKWVKVHELKEHNGQVTGIDWAPESNRIVTCGTDRNAYVWTLKGRTWKPTLVILRINRAARCVRWAPNENKFAVGSGSRVISICYFEQENDWWVCKHIKKPIRSTVLSLDWHPNNVLLAAGSCDFKCRIFSAYIKEVEERPAPTPWGSKMPFGELMFESSSSCGWVHGVCFSAGGSRVAWVSHDSTVCLADADKKMAVATLASETLPLLALTFITENSLVAAGHDCFPVLFTYDSATGTLSFGGRLDVPKQSSQRGLTARERFQNLDKKASSEGGAAAGSGLDSLHKNSVSQISVLTGGKAKCSQFCTTGMDGGMSIWDVKVRPVPLWPF; from the exons ATGGCTTACCACAGCTTCCTCGTGGAGCCCATCAGCTGCCACGCCTGGAATAAGGACCGCACCC aGATTGCCATCTGCCCCAACAACCACGAGGTGCACATCTATGAGAAGAGCGGGACCAAGTGGGTCAAGGTGCACGAGCTCAAGGAGCACAATGGGCAGGTGACAG gcaTCGACTGGGCCCCCGAGAGTAACCGGATCGTGACCTGTGGCACAGACCGCAACGCCTATGTGTGGACACTGAAGGGCCGCACATGGAAGCCCACGCTGGTCATTCTGCGGATCAACCGGGCTGCCCGCTGTGTGCGCTGGGCCCCCAACGAGAACAAGTTCGCTGTGGGTAGTGGCTCCCGTGTCATCTCCATCTGCTATTTTGAGCAGGAAAATGACTG GTGGGTGTGCAAGCACATCAAGAAGCCCATCCGCTCCACGGTCCTGAGCCTGGACTGGCACCCCAACAATGTGCTCCTGGCCGCGGGCTCCTGTGACTTCAAGTGCCG GATCTTCTCAGCCTACATCAAGGAGGTGGAAGAGCGGCCAGCACCCACCCCGTGGGGCTCCAAGATGCCATTTGGGGAGCTCATGTTTGAGTCCAGCAGTAGCTGTGGCTGGGTGCATGGCGTCTGCTTCTCAGCCGGTGGCAGCCGCGTGGCCTGGGTCAGCCACGACAGCACCGTGTGTCTGGCCGATGCCGACAAGAAAATGGC cgTCGCAACTCTGGCCTCTGAAACACTGCCGCTGCTGGCCCTGACCTTTATCACGGAGAACAGTCTGGTGGCAGcg GGCCACGACTGTTTCCCAGTACTGTTTACCTACGACAGCGCCACGGGCACACTGAGCTTCGGCGGGCGGCTGGATGTGCCCAAGCAAAGCTCTCAGCGTGGCCTGACGGCCCGCGAGCGCTTCCAGAACCTGGACAAGAAGGCGAGCTCGGAGGGTGGTGCGGCTGCCGGCTCGGGCCTGGACTCGCTGCACAAGAACAGTGTGAG CCAGATCTCGGTGCTCACCGGGGGAAAGGCCAAGTGCTCCCAGTTCTGCACCACGGGCATGGATGGCGGCATGAGCATCTGGGACGTGAAGGTAAGGCCTGTCCCACTGTGGCCCTTC